A region of Gracilinanus agilis isolate LMUSP501 chromosome 3, AgileGrace, whole genome shotgun sequence DNA encodes the following proteins:
- the LOC123239577 gene encoding ubiquitin-fold modifier-conjugating enzyme 1 produces MADEATRRVVSEIPVLKTNAGPRDRELWVQRLKEEYQALIRYVENNKNADNDWFRLESNKEGTRWFGKCWYIQDLLKYEFDLEFDIPITYPSTAPEIAVPELDGKTAKMYRGGKICLTEHFKPLWARNVPKFGLAHLMALGLGPWLAVEIPDLIQKGIIQHKEK; encoded by the coding sequence ATGGCGGACGAGGCTACCCGGCGTGTTGTGTCCGAGATCCCGGTTCTGAAAACGAACGCCGGGCCCCGGGATCGGGAGCTATGGGTTCAAAGGCTCAAGGAAGAGTATCAGGCTCTTATCCGGTATGTGGAGAATAACAAGAATGCTGACAATGACTGGTTTCGACTGGAGTCCAACAAGGAAGGGACTCGATGGTTTGGAAAATGCTGGTATATCCAGGACCTACTTAAGTACGAGTTTGACCTCGAGTTTGATATACCGATTACATATCCCTCCACTGCACCAGAGATTGCTGTCCCTGAACTGGATGGAAAGACGGCAAAGATGTATAGGGGTGGCAAAATATGCCTAACTGAACACTTCAAACCCTTGTGGGCTAGGAACGTGCCAAAATTTGGACTGGCTCATCTCATGGCTCTGGGGTTGGGCCCTTGGCTGGCAGTGGAGATTCCAGACCTGATCCAGAAGGGGATAATCCAACACAAAGAGAAGTAA